The Papaver somniferum cultivar HN1 chromosome 3, ASM357369v1, whole genome shotgun sequence genome includes a region encoding these proteins:
- the LOC113358199 gene encoding uncharacterized protein LOC113358199 — MLSITRKLQRLTQLQGNPFLHPHVLPIAETQQQIQQLRCYMDGSGGDVGPYSSSSAPSTAKRRTKKNPVVSMKNKNLKGDKSEWWVIDGEMHEIGEHIPPRERFVIPRDNLPNKRRKQMREQFMRRTRLVLKEQEHEPFCKRYMELYQELRENWERLYWDEGYSKKLAKDHADYESGDEDDQDFSPYRRQRSNYQIKDQGLGAGRQGDNTLQKAGRIRDKFDYDRERRMRDKAFAPMNGGSGSDFRDSAASRDRPFDAQRYFPESERG, encoded by the exons ATGTTATCTATAACCAGGAAGTTGCAGAGATTAACTCAGCTTCAAGGAAACCCATTTCTCCATCCACATGTACTACCAATAGCAGAAACCCAGCAGCAAATACAGCAGCTTCGGTGTTATATGGATGGcagtggtggtgatgttggtccctattcttcatcatcagcacctTCAACTGCAAAGAGAAGGACTAAGAAAAATCCAGTGGTATCGATGAAAAATAAGAATTTAAAAGGTGATAAATCAGAATGGTGGGTTATTGATGGTGAAATGCATGAAATTGGTGAACATATTCCTCCTAGAGAACGTTTTGTTATACCTAGAGATAATCTTCCTAATAAGCGTCGTAAACAAATGCGCGAACAGTTCATGCGTCGTACTCGTCTCGTTCTTAAGGAACAG gaACACGAACCTTTTTGCAAAAGGTATATGGAACTATATCAGGAGCTAAGAGAGAACTGGGAAAGGTTGTACTGGGATGAAGGCTATTCCAAGAAACTTGCCAAAGATCACGCGGATTATGAATCTGGTGACGAGGATGATCAGGACTTTTCGCCCTACAG GAGACAACGGTCCAACTACCAAATTAAG GACCAAGGTTTGGGAGCTGGTAGACAAGGTGACAATACTTTACAAAAGGCTGGGCGAATCCGAGATAAGTTTGATTATGATAGGGAGAGAAGAATGAGGGACAAAG CATTTGCTCCTATGAATGGTGGAAGTGGTTCCGACTTCCGTGATTCAGCTGCATCCAGGGATAGACCATTTGATGCTCAGAGATACTTCCCAGAGTCGGAGAGAGGTTAA
- the LOC113358198 gene encoding uncharacterized protein LOC113358198 has product MDDFKRNQIPAFGNWDFSDGLPITQYFESARQAGLVRYSCGERDLYGAVADDFLYSNPPHSYQHDLIKPPSITVVSRRKTKGGVPREKRYSNNNNISIKEQKKHGRVCDVTEPAKHHQQQQHHSSYSHDDDDDDEVEQYHHQQRYIPHPQRIPKAVDEDLYKIPPELLYKPKRNKMLGFFS; this is encoded by the exons ATGGAT GATTTCAAGAGGAATCAAATACCTGCATTTGGGAACTGGGATTTCTCAGATGGGTTGCCGATTACACAGTATTTTGAATCAGCAAGACAAGCTGGATTAGTTAGATACAGCTGTGGTGAAAGGGATTTGTACGGTGCTGTTGCTGATGATTTTCTTTACTCTAATCCTCCTCATAGTTATCAGCATGATCTTATCAAACCACCTTCCATTACTGTTGTTTCTCGCAGAAAG ACAAAGGGAGGAGTACCAAGGGAGAAACgttacagcaacaacaacaatattaGTATCAAGGAACAAAAGAAGCATGGTAGGGTATGTGACGTGACTGAACCGGCAAAacatcaccagcagcagcagcatcattCATCGTATtcacatgatgatgatgatgatgatgaagttgaacAATATCACCATCAGCAACGTTACATCCCTCATCCACAAAGAATTCCCAAAGCTGTTGATGAAGATCTTTACAAAATCCCACCTGAACTTCTCTACAAACCTAAAAGA AACAAAATGCTTGGATTCTTCTCATGA